In Cottoperca gobio chromosome 1, fCotGob3.1, whole genome shotgun sequence, a genomic segment contains:
- the fam184b gene encoding protein FAM184B isoform X4, translating into MKNEEQEAALLALSHAHHDELRRILMETCHEGEGSLLRTRLLELQDSLDEQQRVGAQVQADFECFRIHMGERERETEAELRKRFEERLQAAEEELQEAKVQICEAQEESLRLSKELEKAGEQIQEMDAKCEALLKATDEERQRKEEQRQSEDEENKKKKEERQTEEREDSKKAKALLEEVKTLREERDRAEEEKRRAVKDEKTQWEQKMNDLNEEQEEMRKKMEAEWRDERRRWEEREEEEKKGMHSALRERVKRAEAEVESHLERLAESKRNSVKLQERIQDLEEELELDRRRVSEAEGVAKRAEEELAVAKERLLLQEDELQSRAEELLNRGGCEVCVCAEVEELRSQVSRLQSRNRELELQSCGRNSDHARQIRQHAEALSSLRSEMVRAQTEELRRIQKHADDERDKLQKEIEKERETLLKEREQEKNKFEKDRNRLRREREEEREEVEGIKERLRREKEEEVDRQKKELDVERVRVRSQLDKNIEQVEAERANVQQKLEDEKKRLVEKAEEDRKRLKEQVRKAIEEVMRRHAAELHSVQEALSSERKTNQEVCVRLDEERRSAEELRSELERDREELRTKLKDATNEVCRLQSAIQQKDKKEKVAPEAAASCGPQCSRLEEDLHQTRSRMARLQEESERHRDRQQREIASLRADKHRMEEKVLEQSRLNTERSLLDQSQRHTEDRIRAECEDRLRAEFRIEMNAAVAESEQRWQNKEQELQTQISEQQNQLSELQSQAEQKKECQEDDCHGNPEIDRLRKEVQDTMEINKKLRDLLQEPQTQTSGEERHSHAKALQALERQAKEDVLSERNRLQTMHHLELDKQRAELTQQHTEWSRQMTQRHMQQIEDLQAQLQAHTQMMALQQDLKQQNQNQVFERQLDESRCAMLELQRENAALKKQLKERSAQENPEAEEKKEEEIVDLRKKRDAQLEEEAQRLKEEVEKLRVEMEKLEESQKHWEEKKEEDVKEEEVDEEKKKEREEDKRREEVEEIRKKHKKELQSLVSEYSSAQTHLQARIVALENEFNCRLREREERCKRREPRCDDLQLGRLQERLTERDQLIKRLVEERHQLQLHPPVAGDNNTLRLRDSKSRPGSVTPTMRRKRVESPPRVTSIPSTPSTATYDRSIFIPPSSSSSSSSSSVHQHSSSTLPHQSTSQPQNSPHYSTSSLPHKHTSLSLSQHSSPSIPRSTRSRTSCIPPTPAPTAPLPVCPSPQTGIRYVSPSCQEPHAHLQAQSIRGPYLEQRGTEGLKQEWFTKYFSF; encoded by the exons ATGAAGAATGAGGAGCAGGAGGCGGCCCTGCTGGCCTTGAGCCACGCCCACCACGATGAGCTGCGCCGCATCCTGATGGAGACGTGTCATGAAGGGGAGGGGTCGCTGCTGAGGACACGGCTCCTCGAACTGCAGGACTCCCTGGATGAGCAGCAGAGAGTTGGagcccag GTGCAGGCAGACTTTGAGTGCTTCCGGATACATATGGGGGAAAGGGAGCGTGAAACTGAGGCAGAGTTGAGAAAAAGATTTGAGGAGAGGCTCCAGGCTGCAGAGGAAGAGCTCCAGGAGGCCAAGGTCCAGATCTGCGAAGCCCAGGAGGAGAGCCTGCGGTTGAGCAAAGAACTGGAGAAGGCCGGGGAGCAGATCCAAGAGATGGATGCCAAATGTGAGGCGCTACTGAAAGCAACCGACGAGGAGAGACAGCggaaagaggagcagagacaaagtgaagatgaggagaataagaaaaagaaggaggagagacaaacagaggagcgagaggactcaaaaaaagcaaaagcactCTTAGAGGAGGTAAAGAcgctgagagaggagagggatcgagcagaggaggagaagaggcgaGCAGTGAAAGACGAGAAGACGCAATGGGAGCAAAAGATGAATGATCTAAACGAGGAGCAAGAGGAAatgaggaagaagatggaggcaGAGTGGAGGGATGAGCGGcggaggtgggaggagagggaagaagaggagaagaagggaatGCACAGCGCActaagagagagagtgaagagggCTGAGGCAGAGGTGGAAAGTCACCTGGAGAGGTTGGCTGAGAGCAAGAGAAATTCAGTCAAACTGCAAGAGCGAATACAG gacctggaggaggagctggagctggatcGGAGGCGTGTGTCCGAGGCCGAGGGCGTGGCCAAGCGGGCGGAGGAGGAGCTTGCGGTCGCCAAggagaggctgctgctgcaggaagacgagctgcagagcagagcag AGGAGCTGCTGAACCGCGGAGGCTGtgaggtgtgcgtgtgtgctgaAGTGGAGGAACTGAGGAGCCAGGTGAGCCGACTGCAGAGCAGGAACAGAGAgctggagctgcagagctgcggCAGAAATAGCGACCACGCCCGGCAGATACGCcag CACGCTGAGGCCCTGTCCAGTCTGCGTTCTGAGATGGTGAGAGCCCAGACAGAAGAGTTGCGACGCATCCAAAAACATGCAGACGATGAGAGGGACAAACTGCAGAAGgagatagaaaaagagagagaaacctTACTGAAGGAAAGAGAACAAGAAAAGAATAAGTTTGAGAAGGACAGAAACAGACtgcgcagagagagagaggaggagagggaagaggtgGAAGGGATCAAAGAACGcctgaggagagagaaggaggaagaggtcGACCGGCAGAAGAAGGAGCTGGATGTCGAGAGGGTTCGCGTTCGCTCGCAGTTGGACAAGAACATTGAACAGGTCGAGGCGGAGAGAGCCAATGTGCAGCAGAAGCTGGAAGACGAGAAGAAAAGATTGGTGGAGAAGGCTGAGGAGGACAGGAAACGGTTGAAGGAGCAGGTGCGGAAGGCGATAGAGGAGGTGATGAGGAGGCATGCGGCCGAACTTCACAGCGTCCAAGAAGCTCTGAGCTCGGAGAGGAAGACCAACCAGGAG GTGTGTGTACGTTtggatgaagagaggaggagcgCTGAGGAGCTACGCAGCGAGCTGGAGAGGGATAGAGAAGAGCTGAGGACAAAACTGAAAGATGCCACCaatgag GTCTGTAGGCTGCAGTCAGCGATCCAACAGAAGGACAAGAAAGAGAAGGTAGCCCCTGAAGCTGCTGCCTCATGCGGACCGCAGTGCTCTCGTCTGGAGGAAGATCTTCATCAGACTCGGAGTCGAATGGCTCGGCTGCAGGAGGAGTCAGAGAGGCATCGGGacaggcagcagagagagatagCGTCCCTGAGAGCTGACAAACACCGGATGGAGGAGAAAGTCCTGGAACAGAGCCGACTGAACACGGAGAGGAGTCTTCTCGACCAGAGCCAGCGGCACACTGAGGACCGGATCAG GGCAGAGTGTGAGGATCGTCTCAGAGCGGAGTTCAGGATAGAGATGAATGCCGCCGTTGCTGAGAGCGAACAAAGATGGCAGAACAAAGAGCAGGAGCTGCAGACCCAGATATCTGAGCAGCAGAATCAACTGAGCGAGTTGCAGTCACAG GCGGAGCAAAAGAAGGAGTGCCAGGAAGATGATTGCCATGGCAACCCCGAAATTGACAGGCTGAGGAAAGAGGTCCAAGACACCATGGAGATAAACAAGAAACTGAGGGATCTGCTGCAG GAGCCACAAACCCAGACttcaggagaggagaggcacaGCCACGCCAAGGCTCTGCAGGCATTAGAGAGACAGGCGAAAGAAGATGTGCTGTCCGAGAGGAACAGACTACAGACAATGCACCACCTGGAGCTAG ATAAGCAGCGTGCAGAGTTGACCCAGCAGCACACAGAGTGGAGCAGACAGATGACCCAGAGACACATGCAGCAGATAGAAGACCTGCAGGCTCAactacaggcacacacacagatgatggCTCTGCAACAG gatcTGAAGCAGCAGAACCAGAATCAGGTGTTTGAGCGACAGCTGGATGAAAGCCGCTGTGCCAtgctggagctgcagagagaaaatgCAGCACTAAAGAAGCAATTAAAGGAGAG GTCGGCACAGGAGAATCCTGAAgctgaagagaaaaaagaagaggaaatcGTAGACTTGCGGAAGAAGAGAGACGCCCAGCTGGAAGAAGAAGCACAACGTCTAaaggaggaagtggagaaaCTGAGGGTGGAGATGGAGAAACTGGAGGAGTCGCAGAAACActgggaggagaagaaagaggaagacgtaaaagaagaggaggtggacgaggagaagaagaaggaacgggaggaggacaagaggagagaagaggtggaggagatcAGGAAGAAGCACAAGAAGGAGCTGCAGAGTTTGGTGTCTGAGTACAGCAGCGCCCAGACGCACTTGCAGGCTCGCATCGTGGCCTTGGAGAACGA atTTAACTGCAGACTGCGTGAGCGGGAGGAACGGTGCAAGAGGAGGGAGCCTCGATGTGATGACCTGCAGCTCGGGAGACTTCAGGAGAGACTGACCGAGAGAGACCAGCTCATTAAACGATTAGTG GAAGAGCGCCATCAGCTGCAGCTCCACCCTCCTGTTGCTGGGGACAACAACACCCTCAGGCTTCGTGACAGCAAGTCCCGCCCCGGGAGCGTCACGCCAACCATGAGG AGGAAACGCGTGGAGTCTCCTCCTCGTGTCACCAGCATCCCCAGCACCCCCAGCACCGCTACTTACGACAGGAGCATCTTCatacccccctcctcctcatcgtcttcctcctcctcctccgtccaTCAgcactcctcctccaccctcccccACCAGTCCACCTCCCAACCTCAGAACTCCCCCCACTactccacctcctctcttcCACACAAGCACACCTCCCTCTCCCTTAGCCAACATTcctccccctccatccctcGCTCCACCAGATCCCGGACTTCCTGCATCCCTCCCACCCCGGCGCCCACCGCCCCGCTCCCCGTCTGCCCCTCACCGCAGACGGGAATCCGCTACGTGTCGCCTTCCTGCCAGGAGCCACATGCACACCTGCAGGCCCAATCAATCAG GGGGCCGTATCTGGAGCAGAGGGGGACAGAGGGGCTAAAACAGGAGTGGTTCACCAAATACTTCTCCTTCTGa
- the fam184b gene encoding protein FAM184B isoform X3 — MASGAGKAAQPLGPGSSVNGTAAEFPNIEQELYDYQMHSKMCKKIAQLTKVIYSLNMKNEEQEAALLALSHAHHDELRRILMETCHEGEGSLLRTRLLELQDSLDEQQRVGAQVQADFECFRIHMGERERETEAELRKRFEERLQAAEEELQEAKVQICEAQEESLRLSKELEKAGEQIQEMDAKCEALLKATDEERQRKEEQRQSEDEENKKKKEERQTEEREDSKKAKALLEEVKTLREERDRAEEEKRRAVKDEKTQWEQKMNDLNEEQEEMRKKMEAEWRDERRRWEEREEEEKKGMHSALRERVKRAEAEVESHLERLAESKRNSVKLQERIQDLEEELELDRRRVSEAEGVAKRAEEELAVAKERLLLQEDELQSRAEELLNRGGCEVCVCAEVEELRSQVSRLQSRNRELELQSCGRNSDHARQIRQHAEALSSLRSEMVRAQTEELRRIQKHADDERDKLQKEIEKERETLLKEREQEKNKFEKDRNRLRREREEEREEVEGIKERLRREKEEEVDRQKKELDVERVRVRSQLDKNIEQVEAERANVQQKLEDEKKRLVEKAEEDRKRLKEQVRKAIEEVMRRHAAELHSVQEALSSERKTNQEVCVRLDEERRSAEELRSELERDREELRTKLKDATNEVCRLQSAIQQKDKKEKVAPEAAASCGPQCSRLEEDLHQTRSRMARLQEESERHRDRQQREIASLRADKHRMEEKVLEQSRLNTERSLLDQSQRHTEDRIRAECEDRLRAEFRIEMNAAVAESEQRWQNKEQELQTQISEQQNQLSELQSQAEQKKECQEDDCHGNPEIDRLRKEVQDTMEINKKLRDLLQEPQTQTSGEERHSHAKALQALERQAKEDVLSERNRLQTMHHLELDKQRAELTQQHTEWSRQMTQRHMQQIEDLQAQLQAHTQMMALQQDLKQQNQNQVFERQLDESRCAMLELQRENAALKKQLKERSAQENPEAEEKKEEEIVDLRKKRDAQLEEEAQRLKEEVEKLRVEMEKLEESQKHWEEKKEEDVKEEEVDEEKKKEREEDKRREEVEEIRKKHKKELQSLVSEYSSAQTHLQARIVALENEFNCRLREREERCKRREPRCDDLQLGRLQERLTERDQLIKRLVEERHQLQLHPPVAGDNNTLRLRDSKSRPGSVTPTMRLMDAVVSLDFNGDEGLRERKGITTDHSCSVTYFSEETRGVSSSCHQHPQHPQHRYLRQEHLHTPLLLIVFLLLLRPSALLLHPPPPVHLPTSELPPLLHLLSSTQAHLPLP; from the exons ATGGCTTCAGGCGCCGGTAAGGCTGCACAGCCCCTCGGGCCGGGCTCTTCCGTTAACGGGACTGCGGCAGAGTTCCCGAACATCGAGCAGGAGCTGTACGACTACCAGATGCACAGCAAGATGTGCAAGAAGATTGCTCAGCTCACCAAG GTGATTTATTCTCTGAACATGAAGAATGAGGAGCAGGAGGCGGCCCTGCTGGCCTTGAGCCACGCCCACCACGATGAGCTGCGCCGCATCCTGATGGAGACGTGTCATGAAGGGGAGGGGTCGCTGCTGAGGACACGGCTCCTCGAACTGCAGGACTCCCTGGATGAGCAGCAGAGAGTTGGagcccag GTGCAGGCAGACTTTGAGTGCTTCCGGATACATATGGGGGAAAGGGAGCGTGAAACTGAGGCAGAGTTGAGAAAAAGATTTGAGGAGAGGCTCCAGGCTGCAGAGGAAGAGCTCCAGGAGGCCAAGGTCCAGATCTGCGAAGCCCAGGAGGAGAGCCTGCGGTTGAGCAAAGAACTGGAGAAGGCCGGGGAGCAGATCCAAGAGATGGATGCCAAATGTGAGGCGCTACTGAAAGCAACCGACGAGGAGAGACAGCggaaagaggagcagagacaaagtgaagatgaggagaataagaaaaagaaggaggagagacaaacagaggagcgagaggactcaaaaaaagcaaaagcactCTTAGAGGAGGTAAAGAcgctgagagaggagagggatcgagcagaggaggagaagaggcgaGCAGTGAAAGACGAGAAGACGCAATGGGAGCAAAAGATGAATGATCTAAACGAGGAGCAAGAGGAAatgaggaagaagatggaggcaGAGTGGAGGGATGAGCGGcggaggtgggaggagagggaagaagaggagaagaagggaatGCACAGCGCActaagagagagagtgaagagggCTGAGGCAGAGGTGGAAAGTCACCTGGAGAGGTTGGCTGAGAGCAAGAGAAATTCAGTCAAACTGCAAGAGCGAATACAG gacctggaggaggagctggagctggatcGGAGGCGTGTGTCCGAGGCCGAGGGCGTGGCCAAGCGGGCGGAGGAGGAGCTTGCGGTCGCCAAggagaggctgctgctgcaggaagacgagctgcagagcagagcag AGGAGCTGCTGAACCGCGGAGGCTGtgaggtgtgcgtgtgtgctgaAGTGGAGGAACTGAGGAGCCAGGTGAGCCGACTGCAGAGCAGGAACAGAGAgctggagctgcagagctgcggCAGAAATAGCGACCACGCCCGGCAGATACGCcag CACGCTGAGGCCCTGTCCAGTCTGCGTTCTGAGATGGTGAGAGCCCAGACAGAAGAGTTGCGACGCATCCAAAAACATGCAGACGATGAGAGGGACAAACTGCAGAAGgagatagaaaaagagagagaaacctTACTGAAGGAAAGAGAACAAGAAAAGAATAAGTTTGAGAAGGACAGAAACAGACtgcgcagagagagagaggaggagagggaagaggtgGAAGGGATCAAAGAACGcctgaggagagagaaggaggaagaggtcGACCGGCAGAAGAAGGAGCTGGATGTCGAGAGGGTTCGCGTTCGCTCGCAGTTGGACAAGAACATTGAACAGGTCGAGGCGGAGAGAGCCAATGTGCAGCAGAAGCTGGAAGACGAGAAGAAAAGATTGGTGGAGAAGGCTGAGGAGGACAGGAAACGGTTGAAGGAGCAGGTGCGGAAGGCGATAGAGGAGGTGATGAGGAGGCATGCGGCCGAACTTCACAGCGTCCAAGAAGCTCTGAGCTCGGAGAGGAAGACCAACCAGGAG GTGTGTGTACGTTtggatgaagagaggaggagcgCTGAGGAGCTACGCAGCGAGCTGGAGAGGGATAGAGAAGAGCTGAGGACAAAACTGAAAGATGCCACCaatgag GTCTGTAGGCTGCAGTCAGCGATCCAACAGAAGGACAAGAAAGAGAAGGTAGCCCCTGAAGCTGCTGCCTCATGCGGACCGCAGTGCTCTCGTCTGGAGGAAGATCTTCATCAGACTCGGAGTCGAATGGCTCGGCTGCAGGAGGAGTCAGAGAGGCATCGGGacaggcagcagagagagatagCGTCCCTGAGAGCTGACAAACACCGGATGGAGGAGAAAGTCCTGGAACAGAGCCGACTGAACACGGAGAGGAGTCTTCTCGACCAGAGCCAGCGGCACACTGAGGACCGGATCAG GGCAGAGTGTGAGGATCGTCTCAGAGCGGAGTTCAGGATAGAGATGAATGCCGCCGTTGCTGAGAGCGAACAAAGATGGCAGAACAAAGAGCAGGAGCTGCAGACCCAGATATCTGAGCAGCAGAATCAACTGAGCGAGTTGCAGTCACAG GCGGAGCAAAAGAAGGAGTGCCAGGAAGATGATTGCCATGGCAACCCCGAAATTGACAGGCTGAGGAAAGAGGTCCAAGACACCATGGAGATAAACAAGAAACTGAGGGATCTGCTGCAG GAGCCACAAACCCAGACttcaggagaggagaggcacaGCCACGCCAAGGCTCTGCAGGCATTAGAGAGACAGGCGAAAGAAGATGTGCTGTCCGAGAGGAACAGACTACAGACAATGCACCACCTGGAGCTAG ATAAGCAGCGTGCAGAGTTGACCCAGCAGCACACAGAGTGGAGCAGACAGATGACCCAGAGACACATGCAGCAGATAGAAGACCTGCAGGCTCAactacaggcacacacacagatgatggCTCTGCAACAG gatcTGAAGCAGCAGAACCAGAATCAGGTGTTTGAGCGACAGCTGGATGAAAGCCGCTGTGCCAtgctggagctgcagagagaaaatgCAGCACTAAAGAAGCAATTAAAGGAGAG GTCGGCACAGGAGAATCCTGAAgctgaagagaaaaaagaagaggaaatcGTAGACTTGCGGAAGAAGAGAGACGCCCAGCTGGAAGAAGAAGCACAACGTCTAaaggaggaagtggagaaaCTGAGGGTGGAGATGGAGAAACTGGAGGAGTCGCAGAAACActgggaggagaagaaagaggaagacgtaaaagaagaggaggtggacgaggagaagaagaaggaacgggaggaggacaagaggagagaagaggtggaggagatcAGGAAGAAGCACAAGAAGGAGCTGCAGAGTTTGGTGTCTGAGTACAGCAGCGCCCAGACGCACTTGCAGGCTCGCATCGTGGCCTTGGAGAACGA atTTAACTGCAGACTGCGTGAGCGGGAGGAACGGTGCAAGAGGAGGGAGCCTCGATGTGATGACCTGCAGCTCGGGAGACTTCAGGAGAGACTGACCGAGAGAGACCAGCTCATTAAACGATTAGTG GAAGAGCGCCATCAGCTGCAGCTCCACCCTCCTGTTGCTGGGGACAACAACACCCTCAGGCTTCGTGACAGCAAGTCCCGCCCCGGGAGCGTCACGCCAACCATGAGG CTAATGGATGCTGTGGTCAGCTTGGATTTCAATGGCGATGAaggtttgagagagagaaaagggatcACAACAGACCACTCCTGCAGTGTAACCTACTTCTCTG AGGAAACGCGTGGAGTCTCCTCCTCGTGTCACCAGCATCCCCAGCACCCCCAGCACCGCTACTTACGACAGGAGCATCTTCatacccccctcctcctcatcgtcttcctcctcctcctccgtccaTCAgcactcctcctccaccctcccccACCAGTCCACCTCCCAACCTCAGAACTCCCCCCACTactccacctcctctcttcCACACAAGCACACCTCCCTCTCCCTTAG